AAAGTTAGTGTCGTAATAGGGGTGATAATAAAATCACAAGGGTACACAATTAGTCATTGATATATTGTTTGCACAGAGAAAATCGAAAGTAAGTGTTGTAATAGGggtgataataaaataacaagggTACACGAACagtcatattgattttttattcacaaagcAAATCTAAATTTAGTGTTGTAAAAGGGGGAATACGATAAAAAGGGTACACAATCAGTCCTTGAGATCTTGTATTCACAGAGGGAATCGAAAGTTAGTGTTGTCATATggataataataaattaacaagGGTACACAATCAGTCATTGATAAATTGAATTCACAGAGGAAATCGAACGTTAGTGTTAAAATAGggatgataataaaataacaagggTACACGAACAGTCATATagattttttattcacaaagcAAATTGTAAAAGGGGGAATACGATAAAAAGGGTACACAATCAGTCCTTGAGATCTTGTATTCACAGAGGGAATCGAAAGTTAGTGTTGTCATATggataataataaattaacaagGGTACACAATCAGTCATTGATAAATTGAATTCACAGAGGAAATCGAACGTTAGTGTTGTAATAGggatgataataaaataacaagggTACACAGTCaagcattgattttttttacccaCAAAGGAAAGTAAAACATGTCAAAGAAACGTTTTAATACAAATCCTAAAATTGTATATCACCTTATACTAACTCTGAGGCATAATTTAAACTTTAGATTTAAAGATCGCAAGAGAAAACTACgtcaatatttcaacaaaaattcatAGAAATTCTGTTATCTATAGGAATAGCTTGAATATAATGCATGTAAGCGATTATCAAAGATTTTAACAAGCGATGAATTTATTGActttttggaaaattgaaaactaacAAAGATATCATGAACAGGTCGCGGGCATACCTCAATTAGTCCgctcatatatttttttatgttgatgaAAGTATTCAAAGTTACCTAGTTTGAAAAGAAATTCTGTGTCAGACTTAGGTAAAGACAgcaaatatagtttttttagtactttaatgttaatatttaaaactacCACGATATCCTACACAGACTCGGGCATAAGCCAGGCATAGTCCGCAAAcatagttatttatttttatgttaatattttgaaCTACCACGATATCCTACACAAGGCTCGGGCATATATCAGGTATAGTCCTCAAACATAGCTATTTActtttaagtaaatatttttaactacCACAATGTTCTACACAAGGCTCGGGCATACCTCAGGTATAGTCTGCAAACATAGTTATTtacttttatgtaaatattttaaacgaCCACGATATCCTACACAAGGCTCGCGCATACGTCAAATATAGTCTGCAAATATAGTTATTtacttttatgtaaatattaaaaactacctCCGGAATctagttatttattttaatgtaaatattttaaactatcATGATATCCTACACAAGGCTCGGACATACCTCAGGAATAGTCtgcaaaaatatgtatttattgtttttgaaaatattaaaaagaaaatattggtCAGTTGACATTTTTGCAAGCTTTCAATGTGTATTTAAATTATGGCTTCCGGTTCTGTTATGTATTACCTTATTgaatcttattattttttcaaaattgagatacagtatttttcatttgaataatcTTTTGGGGGCTTTTTTCATTTAGTCCTGTCACTGGTACAGTCTGTAGCGTAACCTATATGTAGATAATACTTTGtacgaaatattttgatagtttgacaaaagtgcaaaacttaCGATATGGAACGAAAAATCTTCAGGTTTTTCATACCATATGCATAACGAATCAGCGTGTTAGTTCTTACAACCAACGTGTTGAAAATGATAACCAACAAGTTGAAAGTAAAATCCAAAGTATTGGAAGttaaaaacaacacgttttaaGTGAAAACAAACGCGCAGATAGTAATACCAAAGCGTTGAAATTTTTATACGGTATGGCTTATACCGCCATTAACACGAACGGCTATTTATATACTTGTACATTTGTACACAGGCAAAATTTATGGACGTCAATTTCACCTGAATCTCACATGAAATTTACGTGAAAAATTCATGTGAGATTCCCCTCAAAACAGTCTTATACATAAAATTCACGGTAAAATGTTCATGTGAATTTCTCATGATTTGAGATTCACATGAAATCACGTGAAAACACGaatttcacagaaaaaaaatggtatttttcatgattttttttaagtttgaaaatataaaatataaatgttatttgaataaCGATATTCTAAAAATTCATTTGAATCTCAAATGCAAAATTCATTATAGGattttcacgtgaaattcacgtgagttttatttgaaattcataTGAAACGCGCATAACTGATTTCACGTATAAACTTGAGATGAGATTTACGAGAATTTCACAAGAGATccaaatgaatttaaattcaaataaaattaatgttagCGAAATTTGCCAGTATAGCACCTACTTTAATAGAACAAAAAAGGTTTAAATACTAGTGTGTAACTAAGAATGTACCACAACTTGCTGTTATCAACTTCTTATGAACAATGGCAgtcagattttttaaaatatcacaaaactAAATTCAATATACCTCATATGACAGATctatattgtaaaagaaaatgtatgaaatcAATAAATTCCTTTCGCTACAACGAGAAAACTAGGATACTATTCTGCAAAATggttacatgtatttgttataattcaaaaatgatTTACGTTAGTTCTAAATAATTACTATTATCTAACTAAGGAGTTAAAACAACATGTTAACATCAAGAAcacattaatttttgataacattttgttttgtgagAAAACAACTTGGTTATTTATTATGTGTATCgggtttttttaaacaacattatatatttattcatcaGATATGCTTGTTACCTTTTTTCACTTCTGATTAGATACATAATATGATTTGTATATGGAAAACCCTAAGATCGTTAGGAAATAATTCAGACCAAAATAATTATTGTcaaaaattttatattcaaagaCTAATTGCTTTAATGATACtctaacatttaaatttgattgtatCATTAACTCATAAATACTTTTccaaaaaatttctaaaaaaaaaacctgcttcGTTTGATTTTATCATGGTATTTCTTTTAACCTTATTTGGTTTACCATCCCAGATGTATTTATACCATTTACTTTCTATTTCATTTCTTAATTTCTCCGGAACTGTACAGGCACTtgccaaaaatacaaaaaatggcaaaattaatgttttgataatAAGAATTTTCCCGATTAAAGTAAAATTACGTGTCCCCCATAAATGAAATAgtttaatcattttttcaattttattcttccaatttaatttttcacattctTCTCTGTTATGACCAAAATATATTCCCAATGCTTTGAGTTGTGTGTTTGTCCAATTAATCCCAGCTACCTTATCttcactatttattttttaattaaattattacaCGTGTCTAAACCAATCCAAGGAGTAATCAAGCATTTCTATAATGTCTTCGTTTTTTGGAAGACATTTTGCAGTTTtctgtttattataatttgtcaTGAGGGTTTGATTTTGAAACTCGTTGTGTGTTCCCAAGTGTATTGGTGTCATGTAATTATTTAAGTATTCTTTCTATTGTGTtggattaaatgttttattgttttcattccGCATGGTGTTTCGGATATCAATTTAGGTCATACTCGGACCAAGGCCGTTCATCCTCATCAGGTGCTCTGgccaatatttaaattatttatttgatctATTAATATGCTTGCATTTTATATCGGATGCGATTATCTTAAAGAGCACTCAAacaatcaataatatttttagatataGAGCTACAGAAAATATCTAGGACTAAATAATGTATACAGACAGAggtgttttaaaagaaaaaaactcctcaaacaatcatttatctatcaaaatatatagctaATTATATAATCTTACGGagcaatatttaaagaaaaatattgaggaaaaaaaacTTGAGTGTAGGAATACTCCTTCCTTTAACTCTTTACTCAAGAACATATACAgaataaacagatatatcaaatatagatatacttataataagagGGATTGGAGAACGAAAGACTTTTGAGCATCTGTGCTACATTACATAATATGCCTAATAATAAAAGAAGACGCATGAGAAACCAGGATAAGAATAGgaaagttttgaaaaacaaacaaaggaaaaacaaaaacaacaaacgtAGGAAATCTTACAAAAGAAAACTGAAAGAAACTTCTAAAAGcataaataatttaaagtatATTGATATGTATAccaagcaaaaactaaacgagaACGAAATATCAATTCTTGCTAAAGGGTTAAAATTCGTTCCTAGCCCAAACATTAAAAATGCCAAAGCTAATCTTCTCATTGATTTTCAAGAACTAGCCCGAAAAATGAGATGCAAATATCAGTTTGACGACGGATCAAATAAGTTTATCCCTCACCCATTTCAACAGAAAACAGGATACAATCCTTCTCTTGCTAATAATGCAATTGAAGACTACATCTTCGCTACTAAGATTGAAATTGGAAaattaaatactaaaaaaatcaaatcaaatatatccATCAAAGAAAAAATAGCACTATCGACCTTAAGGAATAAcaagaatatcataataaaaaaagcaGATAAGAATTCATCGACAGTGATACTGGACAAAGATAAATATGACAAATTAGCCATGGATCATTTGAATGACCCAATTCACTATGAACAGGTGGATAAATCAGACTTTGAAGAACTTATAAAGATTctcaatgaaaaaataaacaatctgtACCGGAAATCTTACATTGACGATACTACTCTAAAATATCTATCAATTccaaaaaatacaagacttgGAAGACTATATTTCCTACCAAAAATTCACAAAGTGAATGACCAAGACAGAAATCAACTAAAAGTTAACAAAGAGTGGCTAGACAATATTAATATTACGGGTAGACCTATTGTATCATTATGCAATAGTCCACTTGAAAAAGTAGGGACGTTCCTCGATTATTTCATTAACCCGGTGGTAAAACAACAATGGACCTACACTAAAGACACCACTGACTTTATTAATAAACTAGAAAAAATCAAACTTCCTCAGGAAATAATTATGTGTTCATTTGATATTTCTTCTATGTACACAAATATGCGTCATGAAGAAATTATTGAGGCGGTGGATCGTGCTTGGCCTAAACTAAATAAATGTGTATATGAAATCCAACTTCCACCTAAAACAGAATTTTTGGAACTACTAAAAATAGttcttcaaaataatatttttgaatttcacGGAAATATTTTTCGGCAGAGAGTGGGTGTCCCAATGGGACTATCAACCGCACCATGCCTAACAGATCTaagaatgtttgaaataatatcAGACATACTAAATCGATTCCAATATTCGGAGGACATCCTAATGATCTCAATTTACAGGGACGATgggtttataatttttaataaatctgAAAGACATTTcatggaatttataaaaattgctAATAGCGTTCATCCATTAATTAAGTTCACACACACCATTTCAAATACTGAAATACAGTTCCTAGACGTAACAATATATAAGGGGAAGAGATTCTTGGAAGACAACATTTTGGATGTTAAACTATACCGGAAACCTACAGATAACTTCCAATACCTAGACAAAACCTCCTCTCATCCTAATGCAGTCTTCAAAGGATTCATTATTGGGGAAACAATAAGAATAATAAGATCGTCTAACAATGAAATCGacagaaaacaggaaatagatcttttcaaaaataaattaatacaaaGAGGATATAAAGAAAGTCAAATTGAACCGATTATGAAGGAAACATTAAAAAGATCTAGACATGGtacattgatttataaaaagaagaaaaaacgtATAGCGCCACCTCTAGTGTTGGCAACTAGATACAATCCGTTGTTTAAACAACTTGGCAGACTGATAAGAAAACACTGGCACatcattgagaaaaataaaactgCAAAACAACTATTCCCAAAACCACCTATAATTGCATATAAACGACATAAAAATCTAAAGGAATATCTTACAtcatcaaaactataatttgaaTGTAATTAAGGACACACAAGAAAAGATagtatatatagaataaaagatCCGCCAGGTGTCGTGCTCTTTAAGATAATCGCATCCGATATAAAATGCAAGCATATTAATagatcaaataaataatttaaatattggcCAGAGCACCTGATGAGGATGAACGGCCTTGGTCCGAGTATGACCTAAATTGATATCCGAAACACCATGCggaatgaaaacaataaaacatttaaccCAACACAATAGAAAGAATACTTAAATAATTACATGACACCAATACACTTGGGAACACACAACGAGTGTCAAAATCAAACCCTCAtgacaaattataataaacagaAAACTGCAAAATGTCTTCCAAAAAACGAAGACATTATAGAAATGCTTGATTACTCCTTGGATTGGTTTAGACACGtgtaataatttaattatgttttcctatttatataccctctgttttatttttattcaaagttaacccagaaaatgattaaaaaattataGGGTAAAATTTGACAAGAcatataaaataacacatgaCACACCGGTCGGGTTGCTTATGTtagtacaaacccggtaaatagtctaatttggaaGGTCAAATTCTAGAACAGAAAACGGGTTTGTAACATcccagtaccagaatctatgacaaaagagactattttaattttgaaattataagttTCTACCACCTtggtagcaatataccaactccACCTGCATATGGTATAGTATATACATTTTCCAACTTaatcgatattcaagagcttgcagctcctttttagaatttgtaaaaCGACATTAGTGTCTCAGCAGAAAGTTGACGAAGAAGGGGTATGTCAAaaaacgtctcgtcctttttctaaaaaagttcatcggaaggtaacaagaccttgttgataaatattccgcatcaacttcacaaataatacatgatggtcttgatgtatataTTCTccgtactgacgttgtttatcatcttaaaaaCGTGATATATtgcatttgtctttgttctattattaatattacttttactgttggaGATTGTTTTCTGTGATATACATTTAACGTGGTTTTGTACTTCAACATCAcgtcaatgtgtttgttatatctttcatttttgcttgtGTGTTTTGTAAATGCGACGTTTTGTGTTTCTTCGGTTCTTATAACATGACtgtgtactttaaaagatcctgTCAGTATGTTATTGCTCTATAAAATGTCATTAtgctatatttatattataaattaggGAAAAAAAACGTTGAACtacaaacgtcaaaattattcGATCACGCAGTGGAATGAAACATGTGTGGATTATTATAAATTCTATAgaacttttggactattttaaatctcggactatttcttaaattaattcTTACATACTGTTGATGTTTTAACCATGTATGCTAACATTTCCCACgtggaaattaaaaaattgtttgtatgaaAATTGAACAGCAAAcatatgtgacgtatacattttctgacgtcagacacagcaatgtatatgattttaatttgatagaagcttttgtgttcttttaagttgtttcttttaaaattgtaacacgatgatgactgctgtacccaaattttgactattttatctattatgtctgttcagttcacgcatcattgtaaaaatAACGGAACTTGATGACACAGTCGTACacagtgagaggtttagcgctatacaaccaggtgtaatccaccattttcctcatttcaaaatgcctgtaccataTATTGAacagttttataatttaaatataaacaatgtatataataGCACACACGTCAGttgtaacaaaaaagtaaagACAGTTGATTAgtataatgtatataatattattgTATCTTGATTCCCGTCGAGGAGACAAATcctaatacaaatataatctGACTACTAAGATATCCTACACAAGGCTCGGG
The nucleotide sequence above comes from Mytilus trossulus isolate FHL-02 chromosome 5, PNRI_Mtr1.1.1.hap1, whole genome shotgun sequence. Encoded proteins:
- the LOC134719278 gene encoding uncharacterized protein LOC134719278, whose amino-acid sequence is MRCKYQFDDGSNKFIPHPFQQKTGYNPSLANNAIEDYIFATKIEIGKLNTKKIKSNISIKEKIALSTLRNNKNIIIKKADKNSSTVILDKDKYDKLAMDHLNDPIHYEQVDKSDFEELIKILNEKINNLYRKSYIDDTTLKYLSIPKNTRLGRLYFLPKIHKVNDQDRNQLKVNKEWLDNINITGRPIVSLCNSPLEKVGTFLDYFINPVVKQQWTYTKDTTDFINKLEKIKLPQEIIMCSFDISSMYTNMRHEEIIEAVDRAWPKLNKCVYEIQLPPKTEFLELLKIVLQNNIFEFHGNIFRQRVGVPMGLSTAPCLTDLRMFEIISDILNRFQYSEDILMISIYRDDGFIIFNKSERHFMEFIKIANSVHPLIKFTHTISNTEIQFLDVTIYKGKRFLEDNILDVKLYRKPTDNFQYLDKTSSHPNAVFKGFIIGETIRIIRSSNNEIDRKQEIDLFKNKLIQRGYKESQIEPIMKETLKRSRHGTLIYKKKKKRIAPPLVLATRYNPLFKQLGRLIRKHWHIIEKNKTAKQLFPKPPIIAYKRHKNLKEYLTSSKL